A genomic window from Acinetobacter chinensis includes:
- a CDS encoding ESPR-type extended signal peptide-containing protein yields MNHVYRIIWNETLGAWVAVAENVKRKGKRSTAKTALQSAFLLALPVIGVNAYAYDAVKTCKPTSNTAINCTDSNNFTQTITLGSSTYSNSDNKAIGAKAKAEDGKNGRTGVLFVPPTSGKPGGDVGLTYVADGAASIDVNTGVVVMKFKATSGSDTHIKTITLTPKDKQKLTEYTVVESTQKNSDPSVNTPARTVTATVAYDSADEEKFTVKIPSYDLTMNFSPTTKAEAASPAAINDSLNVIVKGQGKNQTTVKNNNGIAIQAVNEGGKGGKGGSYYLGGKGKAGGAGGDASDAVLNVSKLKIETTGESIGLYAASRGGTGGDGGGSYAAANAQGGNGNPGGEAGKAVIQTDSLEIITHGKNSVGVLAVSEGGRGGDAGGSVGIVSHQGKGSSAGKAGSVEISTDKNTTIVSNGDESTGILGQSIGGSGGNSGYAVGIAALGGSGGSGGDADKVTINNKSSITMNGKNESSAIIAQSLGGGGGSGKFGAGLVTLAAKGNVGGYGGKVVVDNQASQLITKGSFSYGILAQSIGGGGGNGGTAIGLAAIGAEGGEGNKADAVEVTQSGNITTGSKEATNSSAILAQSIGGGGGNGSTSVAAGPVSLAIGGKGGKGGAAGAVTVDMQSGKLITSGTDSSGIRAQSIGGGGGNGGVAVSAGAGVGITANIALGGNGAEGGVGGAVNVKAQSGSIETSGDLSTGVLAQSIGGGGGNGGITVAASVSSSLISANVALGGAGGKGGKASTVEVDNAAFITTTGNSSTGILAQSVGGGGGNGGIAVSGSIGPSVLNANIALGGKGGAGGQADTVKIINKAQIVTSGSSSSAIVSQSIGGAGGNAGGAVAASLGSANAVNLAIGGKGGAGGKAGVAKVENDADYIETNGDNSSAIVAQSIGGDGGNGGFAGAADIMGGNSIGLSFGGAGSAGAEANNAIVNSTGEIATRGNNSSAIVAQSIGGTGGNGGLALAVKAGGNGVFAANVALGGAGGAGGQSKGVSVTANKSKNSAVNTATLSTAGNNAIGILAQSIGGSGGNGGFSVAGTALTGGGYSAGVALGGGSGDGGKSGSVTIETDHNIVTEGDASTAIVAQSIGGDGGNGGFAISAGLDVKAASANVSLGGGAGAGGTSGSVNVNSYGSMITNGSGSAGIIAQSLGGSGGNGGFAVSGGAAIGGTVSVGLGGSGAIGGKAGAVSVKAGTKKNEQITKTSGESSTGVLAQSLGGDGGNGGFSIAAGASANLYPSASVGVSLGGKGGNGGTAGSVTLVSSNTVITEGNLSSGLQAQSIGGSGGNGGFSVAGSAALSLEGAAGAISVALGGGSGKGGNSGNVKLNSDGDIETFGNSSHGVVAQSIGGDGGTGGFAAGLSLSASLEGAPAFSSAVTVGGNGGTGGKSGEVKVTVDNDIVTHGNNSFGIIAQSIGGSGGDGGFSTSVSLALSAKQAISLGASVGGNGGDANTANTVSVNNSGSIETTGNSSSAILAQSINGSGGNGGFAANLSGAFAQELALSASVSVGGKGGNAAGYDASTKKNSTAPVNNVSVRNIASIDANTPVLDQVQSIATAGSYSNGILAQSIGGDGGNGGLSIAGSIAGSLDSTAAGVSVSVGGQGGNGGRAGNVGVVNKNYVIATEGVGSSAIVGQSIGGEGGNGGLSVAASIAVNAKAGTGKALALSASVGGFGGNGNTAGEVSIDSDNSQILAESKPDQPIYTILTEGADSQGILAQSIGGGGGNGGLSGSFALSISKDNSAPAASISIGGWGGDGNTSDTVTVHSKDNIATFGNGSSGIAAQSIAGAGGNGGFGLSVAASSNLSEDKKALSASVAVGGFGGNGDAAGKVNVDSEGLINTFGSYSNGVLAQSIGGGGGNGGMAMTVDASLAKNSMGLSASVGGWGGTGGTGGAVDVKRLGDIATDGERAAGILAQSIGGGGGNGGNSYSGSVYIDSPKNTDKATNITASVGGFGGSGNTADIVTVNSIGNIFTSGMLSSAIQAQSIGGGGGNGGNASTMTLKLQCGDLCKDSSSSNTGNSNSGNTGTSGGSSTSGSSSTAASTAKSDTNISFSVGGWGGIGNDADDVNVTSSGILATSGRGSHGIYAQSIGGGGGDGGTSIVESKVFNLTKDGTKLLNPSDIQLNDNKLTFALGVGGYKGAAGQSGEVHVEHAGVIVTEGDNAKGIFAQAIGGGGGNGGDTSGATVGVGGGAFQEELAAGMSALAGVLGQDWDTSNLTGAAGNADLVSVVTKQTQLAGDIQNIIYTKGNRADAIFAQSVGGGGGVGGTASAKLAIGGDGGTAGNGGRVVVENALSLFTDGLFSRGIFAQSIGGGGGTGGDIEKKATVGIGGSGKNAGNADTVTVDNDAGILTKGDGAQGILAQSIGGGGGTGGSVEQATIAIGGGILANVLDEISDAKVKGTPVFTTATGGDGQIVTVTNSTKGTIETQGERAAAIQAQSIGGGGGVGGNASGSVSVGGFGSAAGNGQNVILGNEGILRTFGKNSSAIVAQSIGGGGGDGGSSDGGVDTKDNTTKEAFISVGGNGAHAGNAGQVTVTNLSELIYTEAENSRGILAQSIGGGGGQGGSSYGIDIAGTIGGAANTVKEKLGSIGLGSGATASVISAMTSVSGLVSTAQGVISAPLQDYFNSMKNAIAGGNASGVTVKNTGKDGLIITKGNGADAIVAQSIGGGGGTSGSASGILIAGAATGAQGNAGTVVVENDGGLYTEGEHAAAIVAQSIGGGGGLSSGLDQMAVYAELGSSSASGLGDAVTVKNTGAINTTGRLSQAIIAQSISGGGGSIGLSEQLLLGGTSTSKSHAKDVSVNNSGYIETETDGSSAIVAQSIGGGGGFAAATQQVLTEGQGSGNSGNINISNVAAAGAESTGIYTAGRYAHGIVAQSVAGGGGYANLMDTTGNLTGFFAGSAGGTGTAGNVTVNQQGNIATKGQGSYSIFAQSQGSTNGNINISIGKDSVLIGGEGTGAAIGMFDGANNLLSNAGYLTALGQTEGLYLDENMQLAAAGWLDANAVNAGTGNDNVVNSGFMTGSLWLDDGRNTLTNTLNAWLLAGKTIQMNLAGAAVKGEAVNEGSWAVGGVNRVDSTYLDGNFTQTDSGILHWDYDLDRGSVQPVATAGLRSLMSTGTGSTSSLGASDIMSVTGTATLGGTISVNLLNPEKVTPGLFNQTLVSATNVVDTGFTVSAVPSAVALFNKVVTANSSSIQADIDFARTTLTENGQHLGRAINAIQLAQVSPEFEPVAAALLYRPDISALQTAYNSISGEGNAAILQTAFNHGHGVLNDVSAQADYWNSRTAYARHNDVYTVICDQSTPDGAKCIDNSLWRVWISGQNGKTEINRDRDSGAAAYAGTSYRTVAGLDYALNKNTLLGLAFGNAKTQFAVEDRATTGLAETNSLAFYVNKNLDRMYIKGALSYDWLDASTKRFAMVEGSDVPVIPVAGISSDLQAEFEGNTMNLRTEAGYKLAWKKLNITPFAGLQVSAVNVDSTSETATDGSQALGLVYSGNNAYSVPLFAGAQFDTTFMFSEGSIQPYARLSLAHDFSTKRSMEAQFASAPGYKFEVQGAVPEKNTLDVSAGFKMMSITNLSFYGQFNGQYSEKGAKNEGGSLGLEVRW; encoded by the coding sequence ATGAATCATGTATATCGCATTATATGGAATGAAACTCTTGGGGCATGGGTTGCTGTTGCTGAGAATGTAAAAAGAAAAGGGAAAAGATCAACAGCTAAAACAGCTTTACAGTCAGCATTTTTGTTAGCACTGCCCGTGATAGGGGTTAATGCTTATGCGTATGATGCAGTTAAAACATGCAAACCAACTTCAAATACCGCAATAAATTGTACAGACAGCAATAATTTTACACAGACAATCACGCTTGGGTCGAGCACTTACAGTAACAGTGATAATAAAGCGATAGGTGCGAAAGCGAAAGCTGAAGATGGTAAAAATGGCAGAACGGGTGTGCTGTTTGTACCTCCAACTTCAGGTAAGCCTGGAGGGGATGTGGGATTAACTTATGTTGCTGATGGTGCTGCCAGTATTGATGTAAACACTGGTGTTGTCGTCATGAAATTTAAAGCGACATCAGGCAGTGATACGCATATAAAAACAATTACTTTAACGCCAAAAGATAAACAGAAACTGACAGAATATACTGTTGTTGAAAGTACCCAGAAAAATTCAGATCCATCCGTCAATACGCCTGCCAGAACTGTGACTGCAACTGTGGCATATGATTCGGCTGATGAGGAGAAATTTACTGTTAAGATTCCATCTTATGACTTAACAATGAATTTTTCACCGACAACAAAAGCTGAAGCTGCGAGTCCTGCTGCAATAAATGACAGTCTTAATGTCATTGTGAAAGGGCAGGGGAAAAATCAGACAACAGTTAAAAATAATAATGGAATTGCGATTCAGGCTGTCAATGAAGGCGGTAAAGGCGGTAAGGGTGGATCATATTATTTAGGTGGAAAAGGTAAAGCTGGTGGTGCGGGTGGTGATGCTTCTGATGCTGTGCTTAATGTTTCAAAGTTAAAAATTGAAACCACAGGTGAGTCGATTGGGCTTTATGCAGCCTCCAGGGGCGGGACTGGCGGCGATGGCGGTGGATCATATGCTGCTGCAAATGCGCAGGGTGGAAATGGCAATCCAGGCGGTGAAGCAGGAAAGGCAGTTATTCAAACGGATAGCCTGGAAATTATTACTCATGGCAAAAATTCTGTAGGAGTTTTAGCTGTGAGTGAAGGAGGTCGTGGCGGAGATGCTGGTGGCTCAGTCGGTATTGTTTCACATCAAGGAAAGGGAAGCAGTGCAGGAAAAGCAGGATCAGTTGAAATCTCAACTGATAAAAATACGACTATCGTTTCTAATGGTGATGAATCTACAGGAATTTTAGGGCAGTCAATCGGCGGTTCAGGGGGTAATAGTGGCTATGCTGTAGGGATTGCCGCGTTGGGAGGTTCCGGTGGTTCTGGTGGTGATGCGGATAAAGTAACAATTAATAATAAATCCAGTATTACGATGAATGGCAAGAATGAGTCTTCAGCAATTATTGCTCAGTCCTTAGGTGGTGGAGGTGGTAGCGGTAAGTTTGGTGCTGGCCTGGTCACTTTAGCTGCAAAAGGGAATGTTGGTGGCTATGGTGGAAAAGTTGTTGTGGATAATCAAGCCAGTCAGTTGATTACAAAGGGTTCATTTTCGTATGGAATCCTGGCTCAATCTATTGGTGGAGGTGGTGGTAATGGTGGTACAGCAATTGGTTTGGCAGCAATAGGCGCAGAAGGTGGGGAAGGTAACAAAGCGGATGCAGTAGAGGTCACCCAGTCTGGAAATATCACTACAGGTTCTAAGGAGGCAACCAATTCATCTGCAATCCTTGCTCAGTCTATTGGTGGTGGTGGTGGTAATGGCAGTACGTCAGTGGCGGCAGGTCCAGTTTCATTAGCTATCGGTGGTAAAGGCGGTAAGGGGGGGGCTGCCGGTGCAGTAACTGTAGATATGCAGAGTGGTAAACTGATTACATCTGGTACAGATTCTTCAGGGATTCGGGCTCAGTCCATTGGTGGCGGTGGTGGTAATGGCGGGGTGGCTGTATCAGCTGGTGCAGGAGTTGGTATAACGGCAAACATCGCTTTGGGGGGGAATGGTGCTGAGGGTGGTGTTGGTGGAGCAGTTAATGTAAAAGCACAGTCAGGGTCGATTGAAACATCGGGTGATTTATCAACAGGTGTTCTGGCTCAGTCGATAGGTGGCGGCGGTGGTAATGGTGGGATTACAGTTGCTGCAAGTGTAAGTTCGAGCTTAATCAGCGCAAATGTAGCTCTTGGTGGAGCAGGTGGCAAAGGCGGTAAAGCTTCGACTGTTGAGGTTGATAATGCGGCATTCATTACAACAACAGGAAATTCATCCACAGGGATTCTCGCACAGTCTGTTGGTGGCGGTGGTGGTAATGGTGGTATTGCTGTAAGCGGAAGCATAGGTCCTTCTGTGTTGAATGCCAATATCGCTTTAGGTGGTAAAGGTGGGGCAGGTGGTCAGGCAGATACTGTAAAAATCATAAATAAAGCTCAAATTGTCACATCGGGAAGCAGTTCATCAGCAATCGTCAGTCAGTCGATTGGTGGTGCTGGGGGGAATGCTGGTGGTGCAGTCGCTGCTTCACTGGGTAGTGCAAATGCAGTAAATCTGGCCATTGGCGGTAAAGGTGGTGCAGGAGGAAAAGCAGGTGTTGCCAAAGTAGAAAATGATGCTGATTACATTGAAACCAATGGTGATAACTCCTCAGCGATTGTTGCACAGTCGATTGGTGGTGATGGTGGTAATGGTGGGTTTGCCGGTGCTGCCGATATCATGGGTGGAAACTCAATTGGTCTAAGTTTTGGCGGTGCAGGCTCAGCAGGCGCTGAAGCAAATAATGCGATAGTGAACAGTACGGGTGAAATTGCAACCAGAGGCAATAACTCCTCAGCGATTGTAGCCCAGTCTATTGGCGGAACTGGCGGTAATGGCGGTCTGGCACTTGCTGTTAAGGCTGGAGGCAATGGCGTATTTGCCGCAAATGTGGCTCTAGGCGGTGCCGGCGGTGCCGGCGGTCAATCCAAAGGCGTTTCAGTCACAGCAAATAAATCAAAAAATTCAGCGGTCAATACAGCAACACTGTCAACAGCAGGGAACAATGCGATTGGCATATTGGCTCAATCGATTGGCGGCTCAGGCGGTAATGGCGGCTTTTCTGTAGCAGGAACGGCTTTGACAGGCGGTGGGTATTCAGCAGGAGTTGCTCTGGGTGGCGGCAGCGGCGATGGCGGCAAGTCCGGGAGTGTAACCATTGAAACCGATCATAATATCGTAACTGAAGGCGATGCTTCGACAGCAATTGTAGCTCAATCGATTGGCGGTGACGGCGGCAATGGCGGATTTGCTATCAGTGCAGGATTGGATGTCAAAGCGGCTTCAGCAAATGTAAGTCTGGGTGGCGGTGCAGGTGCTGGAGGAACTTCTGGTTCTGTTAATGTAAATTCATATGGTTCAATGATAACCAATGGCTCAGGTTCAGCGGGAATCATCGCACAGTCTCTGGGTGGCAGCGGCGGTAATGGCGGTTTTGCCGTGTCTGGCGGGGCTGCAATCGGTGGAACGGTCAGTGTGGGATTGGGCGGTTCTGGCGCTATAGGCGGTAAGGCTGGTGCAGTCAGTGTAAAGGCTGGCACAAAGAAGAATGAACAAATCACTAAAACTTCTGGTGAAAGCTCAACGGGGGTACTTGCTCAGTCACTTGGCGGTGATGGAGGTAATGGCGGTTTTTCCATTGCCGCGGGTGCCAGTGCCAATTTATATCCGAGCGCCAGTGTAGGTGTCAGTCTGGGCGGAAAAGGCGGCAATGGCGGAACTGCTGGCTCTGTCACATTAGTTTCAAGCAATACAGTGATTACAGAAGGGAATCTTTCATCTGGTTTACAGGCTCAGTCTATTGGTGGAAGTGGCGGTAATGGCGGCTTTTCAGTTGCAGGTTCCGCAGCATTGTCTTTAGAAGGTGCGGCAGGAGCAATTTCAGTCGCACTGGGTGGTGGGTCTGGTAAAGGCGGAAACTCAGGCAATGTAAAACTGAACAGTGATGGTGATATTGAAACCTTTGGTAATTCATCTCATGGTGTCGTTGCCCAGTCAATTGGCGGTGATGGCGGCACGGGCGGTTTTGCAGCAGGTTTAAGCCTGTCGGCATCACTCGAAGGCGCTCCTGCATTTTCAAGTGCTGTAACTGTTGGTGGCAATGGCGGAACGGGCGGTAAATCAGGTGAGGTCAAAGTCACTGTAGATAATGATATTGTCACGCATGGCAATAATTCATTCGGTATTATTGCGCAATCGATTGGCGGCTCTGGTGGCGATGGCGGTTTTTCAACTTCGGTTTCGCTGGCACTCAGTGCTAAGCAAGCTATCAGCTTAGGAGCAAGCGTCGGCGGTAATGGCGGTGATGCGAACACAGCAAATACAGTGTCTGTGAATAACTCAGGAAGTATTGAAACTACTGGAAACTCGTCCTCAGCGATATTGGCTCAATCCATCAATGGCAGCGGCGGTAACGGTGGATTTGCTGCAAATCTGAGCGGAGCTTTTGCACAGGAACTGGCTTTAAGCGCTTCAGTGTCTGTGGGCGGTAAGGGCGGAAATGCTGCCGGCTATGATGCATCAACTAAAAAGAACTCAACTGCCCCGGTCAATAATGTTTCAGTTCGCAATATCGCTTCCATTGATGCAAATACTCCTGTATTAGACCAGGTACAATCAATTGCGACCGCTGGTTCGTATTCCAACGGCATTCTGGCTCAATCCATTGGCGGTGATGGCGGTAATGGCGGGTTATCAATTGCGGGCAGTATTGCTGGTTCATTAGACAGCACCGCAGCTGGAGTCAGTGTGAGTGTCGGCGGTCAAGGCGGTAATGGCGGACGTGCTGGAAACGTTGGAGTTGTAAATAAAAATTATGTCATTGCAACTGAAGGCGTAGGCTCCAGTGCAATTGTGGGGCAATCCATTGGCGGTGAGGGCGGCAATGGTGGTTTGTCAGTTGCAGCCAGCATTGCGGTCAATGCAAAAGCAGGCACAGGTAAGGCTTTGGCATTATCGGCAAGTGTTGGCGGCTTTGGAGGAAATGGCAATACTGCGGGTGAAGTCAGCATCGATTCTGATAACAGCCAGATTTTAGCGGAAAGTAAACCAGATCAGCCCATTTATACAATCCTCACGGAAGGTGCTGATTCACAAGGTATACTGGCGCAATCCATTGGCGGCGGCGGCGGCAACGGCGGACTTTCCGGAAGCTTTGCTTTAAGTATTTCAAAAGACAATTCGGCACCGGCAGCATCAATATCGATTGGCGGTTGGGGCGGTGACGGCAACACATCTGATACTGTTACGGTACATTCAAAAGATAATATTGCTACATTCGGGAATGGATCATCAGGCATCGCTGCCCAATCCATTGCGGGCGCTGGCGGTAATGGCGGATTTGGGCTGTCGGTTGCGGCAAGCTCAAATTTGTCCGAAGATAAAAAGGCTCTAAGCGCATCAGTTGCTGTCGGTGGATTTGGCGGCAATGGTGATGCAGCTGGCAAGGTTAATGTCGATTCTGAAGGATTGATTAATACTTTTGGAAGCTACAGTAATGGCGTATTAGCTCAATCCATCGGCGGCGGCGGTGGTAACGGTGGTATGGCAATGACAGTGGATGCATCACTGGCCAAAAACAGCATGGGCTTATCTGCAAGTGTTGGCGGCTGGGGCGGTACAGGCGGTACAGGCGGCGCTGTTGATGTTAAGCGTCTTGGTGATATTGCTACAGATGGCGAGCGCGCAGCGGGAATTTTAGCACAATCGATTGGCGGTGGCGGCGGTAACGGCGGCAACAGCTATAGTGGTTCTGTATACATTGATAGTCCTAAAAATACGGACAAGGCGACAAATATCACTGCCTCAGTCGGCGGCTTTGGCGGCAGCGGCAATACAGCAGACATTGTGACAGTCAACAGCATCGGTAATATCTTTACTTCGGGTATGTTATCCAGTGCTATTCAGGCTCAATCGATTGGCGGTGGAGGTGGTAATGGCGGCAATGCCAGCACCATGACTTTAAAGCTTCAGTGTGGTGATCTGTGTAAGGACAGTTCATCGAGCAATACAGGTAACTCTAATAGCGGCAATACAGGTACATCAGGCGGCAGCAGTACTTCGGGTTCAAGTTCTACCGCAGCTTCAACCGCGAAATCAGATACCAATATTTCTTTCAGTGTTGGAGGTTGGGGTGGTATCGGAAATGATGCCGATGATGTCAATGTCACCAGTTCAGGCATACTGGCAACCTCAGGTCGCGGTTCACACGGTATTTATGCTCAGTCCATCGGCGGTGGTGGTGGTGATGGTGGAACTTCAATCGTTGAATCCAAGGTTTTTAACCTTACGAAGGATGGAACTAAATTATTAAACCCCTCAGATATTCAGTTAAATGATAATAAATTGACCTTTGCCTTAGGTGTTGGTGGCTATAAAGGTGCGGCCGGTCAGTCCGGTGAAGTTCATGTTGAGCACGCTGGGGTTATTGTGACCGAAGGTGATAATGCCAAAGGTATTTTTGCACAGGCGATTGGCGGTGGTGGTGGTAATGGCGGTGATACTTCAGGTGCTACTGTTGGCGTTGGTGGTGGTGCATTTCAGGAAGAGCTGGCTGCAGGTATGAGTGCGCTTGCTGGCGTATTGGGTCAGGATTGGGATACCAGTAATCTGACAGGTGCAGCAGGCAATGCAGATCTGGTGAGTGTTGTGACGAAGCAGACTCAGCTGGCAGGTGACATCCAGAATATCATCTATACCAAAGGTAACCGTGCTGATGCCATTTTCGCACAGTCAGTGGGTGGCGGTGGTGGTGTAGGCGGTACAGCTTCAGCAAAACTGGCAATTGGTGGCGATGGTGGGACAGCGGGTAATGGTGGCAGGGTTGTCGTAGAAAACGCATTATCCTTATTTACAGACGGGCTTTTCTCACGGGGTATTTTTGCTCAGTCAATCGGTGGCGGTGGCGGAACGGGTGGAGATATTGAAAAGAAAGCGACAGTCGGTATCGGTGGTTCAGGTAAAAATGCAGGCAATGCAGATACTGTAACTGTTGACAATGATGCAGGTATTCTGACCAAAGGTGATGGTGCTCAGGGGATTCTCGCGCAGTCCATTGGCGGCGGCGGTGGTACGGGCGGTTCTGTTGAGCAGGCAACCATAGCAATTGGTGGTGGTATTCTAGCGAATGTCCTTGATGAAATCAGTGATGCAAAAGTAAAAGGTACACCTGTATTTACCACGGCGACTGGTGGTGATGGTCAGATTGTGACTGTCACTAACAGTACAAAAGGCACGATTGAGACACAGGGTGAACGTGCTGCTGCGATTCAGGCACAATCCATTGGTGGGGGCGGTGGTGTTGGTGGTAATGCATCAGGCTCAGTTTCAGTCGGAGGATTTGGTTCGGCAGCTGGTAATGGGCAGAATGTGATTCTGGGCAATGAAGGTATTTTACGGACCTTTGGTAAAAACTCATCGGCAATCGTCGCTCAGTCCATCGGCGGTGGCGGTGGTGATGGTGGTTCCAGTGACGGTGGTGTGGATACTAAAGACAACACAACCAAAGAAGCGTTTATTTCTGTGGGTGGCAATGGTGCACATGCAGGTAATGCCGGGCAGGTTACAGTCACTAACTTATCAGAGTTGATTTATACAGAAGCAGAAAACTCCAGGGGAATACTGGCTCAGTCCATTGGCGGCGGTGGCGGTCAGGGTGGCTCAAGCTATGGTATTGACATAGCAGGTACTATTGGTGGAGCAGCAAATACGGTCAAGGAAAAACTGGGATCCATTGGTTTAGGCAGTGGAGCAACAGCCAGTGTTATTTCCGCAATGACATCTGTCAGTGGTCTGGTCAGCACAGCTCAAGGTGTAATCTCTGCTCCATTGCAGGATTATTTTAATTCGATGAAAAATGCCATCGCAGGCGGAAATGCATCGGGCGTTACTGTTAAAAATACTGGAAAAGACGGGTTGATCATCACTAAGGGCAATGGTGCAGATGCCATTGTTGCTCAGTCGATTGGTGGCGGTGGTGGTACATCGGGCAGTGCTTCAGGCATATTGATCGCAGGTGCAGCAACAGGTGCTCAGGGTAATGCTGGGACTGTAGTGGTTGAAAATGACGGTGGACTGTATACGGAAGGTGAGCATGCTGCTGCCATTGTTGCGCAGTCGATTGGTGGCGGTGGTGGTCTGAGCAGTGGTCTGGATCAGATGGCTGTCTATGCTGAACTGGGTTCATCCTCAGCATCTGGACTGGGTGATGCAGTCACTGTAAAAAATACCGGAGCCATCAATACAACAGGTCGTTTATCTCAGGCAATTATTGCGCAGTCCATTTCTGGTGGTGGCGGCTCAATTGGCTTAAGCGAACAGTTATTACTGGGCGGAACCAGTACATCGAAAAGTCATGCTAAAGATGTATCCGTAAATAACTCGGGTTATATCGAAACTGAAACTGATGGTTCATCTGCCATTGTTGCACAGTCTATAGGTGGCGGTGGTGGTTTCGCTGCTGCGACTCAGCAGGTACTGACCGAGGGGCAGGGTTCAGGTAACAGTGGCAATATCAATATCAGCAATGTTGCAGCAGCAGGTGCCGAGTCGACCGGTATATATACGGCGGGACGTTATGCCCACGGTATAGTTGCTCAGTCTGTTGCTGGCGGTGGTGGTTATGCAAACCTGATGGATACGACAGGTAATCTGACAGGATTCTTTGCAGGTTCAGCAGGTGGTACAGGTACAGCAGGCAACGTCACTGTTAATCAGCAGGGCAATATTGCGACCAAAGGACAAGGCTCATACAGTATTTTTGCGCAGAGTCAGGGTTCTACAAATGGCAATATTAACATCAGCATTGGAAAAGACAGTGTACTGATTGGTGGTGAAGGAACAGGCGCTGCGATTGGTATGTTTGATGGAGCGAACAATCTTCTGAGTAATGCCGGTTACCTGACTGCATTAGGGCAAACAGAAGGGCTGTATCTGGATGAAAATATGCAGCTGGCAGCCGCTGGCTGGCTGGATGCGAACGCCGTGAATGCAGGAACTGGCAATGATAATGTAGTAAACAGCGGTTTCATGACGGGTTCACTGTGGCTGGATGATGGACGTAATACCCTGACCAATACACTGAATGCCTGGTTGCTTGCAGGAAAGACTATTCAGATGAATCTGGCTGGCGCAGCTGTAAAAGGTGAAGCTGTCAATGAAGGGAGCTGGGCTGTCGGTGGAGTTAACCGAGTGGACTCCACCTATCTGGACGGTAATTTTACACAGACAGACAGTGGTATTTTACATTGGGATTATGATCTTGACCGAGGATCTGTACAGCCGGTTGCAACTGCAGGACTGCGCAGTTTAATGAGTACGGGGACAGGTTCGACATCAAGCCTGGGTGCATCCGATATTATGAGTGTCACAGGGACTGCGACACTGGGCGGAACCATATCAGTTAACTTACTGAACCCAGAAAAAGTCACACCGGGTCTGTTTAATCAGACACTGGTCAGTGCGACCAATGTCGTTGATACAGGATTTACTGTTTCAGCTGTTCCATCTGCGGTGGCACTGTTCAATAAAGTTGTTACAGCAAACTCATCTTCCATTCAGGCAGATATTGATTTTGCACGGACTACGCTGACTGAAAATGGACAGCACTTAGGACGGGCGATCAACGCCATTCAACTGGCACAGGTCAGCCCCGAGTTTGAACCTGTAGCAGCCGCTCTGCTGTATCGACCTGACATCAGCGCATTACAGACCGCATATAACTCCATCAGTGGTGAAGGAAATGCTGCAATTCTGCAGACAGCATTCAATCACGGACATGGTGTGCTGAATGATGTTTCTGCACAGGCAGACTACTGGAATTCCCGGACTGCTTATGCACGTCATAATGATGTCTATACCGTCATCTGTGACCAGTCTACGCCAGATGGGGCTAAATGTATTGATAACAGTCTGTGGCGCGTCTGGATTTCGGGGCAGAATGGTAAAACAGAGATCAACAGAGATCGTGACTCAGGTGCTGCAGCATATGCCGGTACCAGCTACAGAACAGTTGCAGGTCTGGATTATGCTCTAAATAAAAATACATTACTGGGTCTGGCTTTTGGTAATGCAAAAACTCAGTTTGCAGTAGAAGACAGAGCGACGACAGGTCTTGCTGAGACCAACAGTCTTGCATTTTATGTCAATAAAAATCTGGACAGAATGTATATCAAGGGTGCATTAAGTTATGACTGGTTGGATGCATCTACGAAACGTTTTGCGATGGTTGAAGGGTCGGATGTGCCAGTGATTCCTGTAGCAGGGATTTCCAGTGATCTTCAGGCAGAGTTTGAAGGCAATACGATGAATCTGCGAACTGAGGCAGGTTATAAGCTGGCATGGAAAAAACTGAACATTACACCGTTTGCAGGATTGCAGGTATCTGCTGTAAATGTGGACAGTACCAGTGAAACAGCGACAGATGGCAGTCAGGCTCTCGGACTTGTTTACAGTGGCAACAATGCCTATTCCGTACCATTATTTGCAGGAGCACAGTTTGATACAACCTTTATGTTCAGTGAGGGAAGTATTCAGCCTTATGCCCGACTGAGTCTGGCGCATGATTTTTCGACCAAGCGTTCAATGGAAGCGCAGTTTGCTTCAGCTCCAGGGTATAAATTTGAAGTACAGGGTGCTGTGCCGGAGAAAAATACACTGGATGTGAGTGCTGGATTTAAAATGATGTCGATTACCAACCTGTCTTTCTATGGACAGTTTAATGGACAGTATTCAGAAAAAGGTGCAAAAAATGAAGGCGGATCTCTGGGGCTGGAAGTTCGCTGGTAA